In Arsenophonus sp. aPb, one DNA window encodes the following:
- the rpsF gene encoding 30S ribosomal protein S6 — MRHYEIVFMVHPDQSEQVAGMIERYSGSITEAQGQIHRLEDWGRRQLAYPINKLHKAHYVLMNVEAPQEVIDELETNFRFNDAVVRSMIMRVKHAVTEASPMVKAKDDRRSRDLVDEDLEGIEGAEDSEE, encoded by the coding sequence ATGCGTCATTACGAAATCGTTTTTATGGTTCACCCGGACCAGAGCGAGCAAGTTGCAGGTATGATTGAGCGTTATAGTGGTTCTATTACCGAAGCGCAAGGTCAAATCCATCGCTTGGAAGACTGGGGTCGCCGTCAATTGGCTTATCCAATCAATAAATTGCACAAAGCACACTATGTTCTGATGAATGTTGAAGCGCCGCAAGAAGTGATTGATGAGTTAGAAACAAACTTCCGCTTCAATGATGCCGTTGTCCGCAGCATGATTATGCGTGTTAAGCATGCGGTTACTGAAGCTTCTCCAATGGTTAAAGCCAAAGACGATCGTCGCAGTCGTGATTTGGTTGATGAAGACCTGGAAGGAATTGAGGGAGCTGAGGATTCTGAAGAGTAA